One Nocardia sp. BMG111209 DNA segment encodes these proteins:
- the cysN gene encoding sulfate adenylyltransferase subunit CysN, producing the protein MTYPVDDLASTDIEAYLRRHEHKSLLRCITCGSVDDGKSTLLGRLLYDSKLVFSDHLSALEQDSKTVGTQGGELDFALLVDGLAAEREQGITIDVAYRFFATEKRKFIVADTPGHEQYTRNMVTGASTADAAVILIDARKGVLTQTRRHSFLVALLGIRHIVVAVNKLDLTGYSQQVFTRIERDYRAFAADIGLETVTCIPISALRGDNITRLSPNMPWYEGLSLLEHLETIELADDLSTTPFRLPVQWVNRPDIDFRGFAGQIAGGTIHPGDRVRILPSGTDTAVARIVTADGDLAEAVAGQSVTLTLADEVDVSRGDVIAARADPPPVADQFECHLVWMSEDPMLPGRPYLVKVGTRTATATIVTPKYKINVNTLEHNPARTLVSNEIGVCNINLDRRIPFDPYTSNRDMGGFILVDRFTNATVAAGMLHFALRRADNVHWQAVEVTKAARARQKAQRPVVVWFTGLSGAGKSTVANLVEKRLHEQGFHTYLLDGDNIRHGLNKDLGFTDADRVQNIRRIAEVAKLMVDAGLIVLSSFISPFRAERQLARELLEAGEFIEIHIDAPLAVAEARDPKGLYAKARRGELANFTGIDSPYEPPETPELRLDAGGAETPEALAETVVAYLRSVGVVGPSGTD; encoded by the coding sequence ATGACATACCCGGTCGATGATCTGGCGTCCACCGATATCGAGGCGTATCTGCGCCGGCACGAACACAAGTCGCTGCTGCGGTGTATCACCTGCGGCAGTGTCGACGACGGGAAGTCGACGCTGCTCGGGCGGCTGCTCTACGACTCGAAACTCGTCTTCTCCGACCATCTCTCGGCGCTGGAACAGGATTCGAAGACCGTCGGAACCCAGGGCGGGGAACTGGATTTCGCGCTGCTGGTCGACGGCCTGGCCGCCGAACGCGAACAGGGCATCACCATCGACGTGGCGTATCGGTTCTTCGCCACGGAGAAACGGAAGTTCATCGTCGCCGACACTCCCGGCCACGAGCAGTACACCCGCAACATGGTCACCGGCGCCTCCACCGCCGACGCCGCGGTGATCCTCATCGACGCTCGCAAGGGCGTACTCACCCAGACCCGGCGGCACAGCTTCCTGGTGGCACTGCTCGGCATCCGTCACATCGTGGTCGCGGTCAACAAACTCGACCTGACCGGCTATTCGCAACAGGTGTTCACCCGGATCGAACGTGACTACCGCGCCTTCGCTGCGGACATCGGCCTGGAGACGGTCACGTGCATTCCGATCTCGGCACTGCGTGGGGACAACATCACCCGGCTCAGCCCGAATATGCCTTGGTACGAAGGTCTTTCACTGCTCGAACATCTGGAGACGATCGAGCTCGCCGACGATCTGTCCACCACCCCGTTCCGGTTACCGGTGCAGTGGGTCAACCGGCCCGACATCGACTTCCGCGGATTCGCCGGGCAGATCGCCGGTGGCACGATCCATCCCGGCGACCGGGTGCGAATCCTGCCCTCCGGCACCGACACCGCGGTGGCCCGGATCGTCACCGCGGACGGCGACCTCGCCGAAGCGGTGGCCGGGCAGTCCGTCACGCTCACCCTCGCCGATGAGGTCGATGTCAGCCGTGGTGACGTGATCGCCGCGCGCGCGGACCCGCCGCCGGTGGCCGACCAGTTCGAATGCCACCTGGTGTGGATGAGCGAGGATCCGATGCTGCCCGGCCGGCCGTATCTGGTCAAGGTCGGTACCCGCACGGCGACCGCCACCATCGTGACGCCCAAATACAAGATCAATGTCAACACCCTCGAACACAACCCCGCGCGCACCCTCGTCTCGAACGAGATCGGTGTCTGCAACATCAATCTCGATCGCCGGATCCCGTTCGACCCCTACACCAGCAACCGGGACATGGGCGGGTTCATCCTCGTCGACCGCTTCACCAACGCGACCGTCGCCGCCGGCATGCTGCACTTCGCGCTGCGCCGCGCGGACAATGTGCACTGGCAGGCGGTCGAGGTGACGAAAGCGGCCCGCGCCCGGCAGAAGGCGCAGCGGCCGGTGGTGGTGTGGTTCACCGGCCTGTCCGGCGCCGGTAAGTCGACCGTCGCCAATCTCGTCGAAAAGCGTTTGCACGAACAGGGTTTCCACACCTACCTGCTGGACGGCGACAACATCCGCCACGGCCTGAACAAGGACCTCGGATTCACCGATGCCGACCGTGTGCAGAACATCCGCCGGATCGCCGAGGTCGCGAAACTGATGGTGGATGCCGGGCTCATCGTGCTGTCCTCGTTCATCTCCCCCTTCCGCGCCGAACGGCAGCTGGCCCGGGAGCTGCTCGAGGCCGGCGAATTCATCGAAATCCACATCGACGCGCCGTTGGCCGTCGCCGAAGCCCGCGATCCGAAGGGGCTCTACGCCAAAGCCCGCCGTGGCGAGCTGGCGAATTTCACCGGCATCGACTCGCCCTACGAACCACCCGAGACGCCCGAACTGCGACTCGACGCCGGTGGCGCCGAAACCCCCGAGGCGCTCGCCGAGACCGTCGTGGCGTATCTGCGCAGCGTCGGCGTCGTCGGCCCGTCCGGAACCGACTGA
- a CDS encoding VOC family protein, with protein MKPENLYHTGIVVDDLRATMDWFGAVAGYAWTDVVEVDQLVETSAGEVTVPMTMAYSGADPRLELLQSVPGTLWTPADSGVHHLGYWSDDIESDLAMLVAGGMDLEAKSYNPGDPASLLWAYAKGPAGPRIELVSREMEPFIAYWWSTAGSTK; from the coding sequence ATGAAGCCCGAAAACCTCTACCACACCGGGATTGTCGTCGACGACCTGCGCGCGACCATGGACTGGTTCGGCGCGGTCGCGGGCTATGCCTGGACGGACGTCGTCGAGGTCGACCAACTGGTGGAAACGTCCGCAGGCGAGGTGACCGTCCCGATGACGATGGCCTACTCCGGCGCCGATCCACGGTTGGAACTGTTGCAGTCCGTCCCCGGAACACTGTGGACGCCTGCGGATTCGGGTGTCCACCACCTCGGCTACTGGTCCGACGACATCGAATCCGATCTCGCGATGCTCGTGGCCGGCGGCATGGACCTCGAGGCCAAGTCGTACAACCCCGGTGACCCCGCGTCGCTGTTGTGGGCGTACGCGAAGGGTCCGGCCGGTCCGCGGATCGAACTCGTCAGCCGCGAGATGGAACCCTTCATCGCCTACTGGTGGTCCACGGCCGGCTCCACGAAGTGA
- the cysD gene encoding sulfate adenylyltransferase subunit CysD, with product MQQLTHLQRLEAESIQIFREAVAECERPVLLYSVGKDSSVLLHLALKAFHPAKPPFPLLHVDTTWKFRAMYEFRDGIAARHGVELLVHRNPECVARGINPFEHGSGVHTDMWKTEGLKQALDLHRFDLAFGGARRDEEKSRAKERVFSIRSAQHRWDPKQQRPELWRLYNARTGPGESVRVFPLSNWTELDVWQYIHRERIPIAPLYLAAPRPVVERDGTLIMVDDDRMPLAPGEIPEDRSVRFRTLGCYPLTGAIESTATTLPDVIREMLLTTSSEREGRVIDHDSSASMEKKKQEGYF from the coding sequence GTGCAGCAATTGACACATCTGCAGCGGCTGGAGGCCGAGAGCATCCAGATCTTCCGGGAGGCGGTCGCGGAGTGTGAGCGGCCGGTGCTGCTGTACTCGGTCGGGAAGGACAGTTCGGTGCTGTTGCACCTGGCGCTCAAGGCCTTTCACCCGGCGAAGCCACCGTTCCCGCTGCTGCACGTCGACACCACCTGGAAGTTCCGGGCGATGTACGAGTTCCGGGACGGGATCGCCGCGCGACACGGGGTGGAGCTGCTCGTGCACCGGAATCCGGAATGTGTTGCGCGGGGCATCAATCCGTTCGAGCACGGCTCGGGGGTGCACACCGACATGTGGAAGACCGAGGGGCTCAAGCAGGCTTTGGATCTGCACCGGTTCGACCTCGCCTTCGGCGGGGCCCGCCGCGACGAGGAGAAGTCCCGGGCCAAGGAACGCGTGTTCTCCATCCGGTCGGCGCAACATCGGTGGGATCCCAAGCAGCAGCGGCCCGAGTTGTGGCGGCTCTACAACGCTCGCACCGGCCCGGGGGAGAGCGTCCGGGTGTTCCCGCTGTCGAATTGGACCGAACTCGATGTCTGGCAGTACATCCATCGCGAGCGGATCCCGATCGCGCCCTTGTATCTCGCCGCGCCGCGGCCGGTGGTCGAACGCGACGGGACGCTGATCATGGTGGACGACGATCGGATGCCGTTGGCGCCCGGGGAGATTCCCGAGGACCGCAGCGTCCGGTTCCGCACCCTCGGCTGCTACCCGCTGACCGGGGCGATCGAGAGCACCGCCACGACGCTGCCGGACGTGATCCGGGAAATGTTGCTCACCACCAGCTCCGAACGCGAGGGCCGGGTCATCGACCACGACTCGAGCGCGTCGATGGAGAAGAAGAAGCAGGAGGGCTACTTCTGA
- a CDS encoding alkyl sulfatase dimerization domain-containing protein yields MAQSLDELVKRGEGGQDAVDVGDGIFLSRGIANCYLVTTPDGDVMINTGTDFEAGEIKARFGRVSTGPLRMITFTQGHPDHVGGWSSFTGPDVRTIAQAGHGDVREYWRHLHPFYVRRIMRLWGAFMDVGSAAETLPPEPVLTDSFIDSHAVEIGGRRVEFYATPGGETTDALAVWLPEQRIAFIGNLMGPFFGHVPNLYTLRGDKIRSAMAFVHSVDRVIDLAPDTLFNGHDVFRGAEEIRATMTKVRDATSYLRDRTIDGMNAGADLWTLMRDVTLPPELALPQVHGKVPWIIRAIWEEHAGWFRFESTTELYDVPASSVWPDVVDLVGGTAPLVERAAAHTEAGRPLQALHLTDLVLAHSPGDPDATRVKHAALEQLLRAGGRENHSEVQWLEQEINGATPEQDR; encoded by the coding sequence GGGCATCGCCAACTGCTATCTGGTGACGACGCCGGACGGCGATGTGATGATCAACACCGGGACGGACTTCGAGGCGGGTGAGATCAAAGCGCGTTTCGGCCGGGTGAGCACGGGGCCGCTGCGGATGATCACCTTCACCCAGGGTCATCCCGACCACGTCGGCGGCTGGAGTTCGTTCACCGGGCCGGACGTGCGGACGATCGCCCAGGCCGGCCACGGCGACGTCCGCGAGTACTGGCGGCATCTGCATCCGTTCTACGTGCGTCGCATCATGCGGCTGTGGGGTGCGTTCATGGATGTGGGGTCGGCGGCGGAGACGCTGCCGCCGGAGCCGGTGCTCACCGACTCGTTCATCGACAGTCACGCCGTCGAGATCGGCGGGCGCCGTGTCGAGTTCTACGCCACCCCCGGCGGCGAGACCACGGACGCGCTCGCGGTCTGGCTGCCCGAGCAACGGATCGCCTTCATCGGCAATCTCATGGGTCCGTTCTTCGGTCACGTCCCGAACCTGTACACCCTGCGGGGCGACAAGATCCGCAGCGCGATGGCGTTCGTCCACTCGGTCGATCGGGTCATCGACCTGGCGCCGGACACCTTGTTCAACGGCCACGACGTCTTCCGCGGCGCCGAGGAGATCCGCGCGACCATGACGAAGGTGCGCGACGCGACGTCCTACCTGCGCGACCGCACCATCGACGGCATGAACGCGGGAGCCGATCTGTGGACGCTGATGCGCGACGTCACGTTGCCGCCGGAACTGGCGCTGCCCCAGGTACACGGCAAGGTGCCGTGGATCATCCGGGCGATCTGGGAGGAGCACGCCGGGTGGTTCCGCTTCGAATCGACCACCGAGCTCTACGACGTGCCGGCGTCGTCGGTGTGGCCGGACGTCGTCGACCTGGTGGGTGGCACGGCGCCGCTCGTCGAGCGCGCCGCCGCCCATACCGAGGCCGGACGGCCGCTGCAGGCCCTGCACCTGACCGACCTCGTGCTGGCCCACTCGCCCGGCGATCCCGATGCGACGCGGGTGAAACACGCTGCGCTCGAACAACTTCTGCGGGCCGGTGGCCGGGAGAACCACAGCGAGGTGCAGTGGCTGGAGCAGGAGATCAACGGCGCCACACCGGAGCAGGACCGATGA
- a CDS encoding alkaline phosphatase, translating to MIAERAATRPAGEPTDPDRLSVFRHGVASGDPTADSVVLWTRITPGSDHSSHAGVVWEVTTDPGMTRPVRSGYTITSAERDHTVKIDVDGLAPDTTYHYRFTSNGAMSEIGRTRTAPAADANIDTLELGFVAHSPWSAGCFGAYRELSTRPELAAIVHIGDYLGLGSAAVAGVSRASVGHQPATPDPISLADFRSRYELHRSDPDLQAAHSAAPWICTSPCTTSSLADDDVARNAKQAFFEWMPVREPRTGEASDRSIGFGSRVDLFMTGTRRDEGGAVQLPHDPSSWPSTNLKRLGAQWKVVASPAMVAPVNVTPLDPAAASVLAQLLSLPPGDTDVTAYPWDGLDDDRRAMLTEIDSSATDNVVFVAGDSRMSWAGDVPVRDRSVAAQFGIPPVSAAVVGDLGPAVADSVTSTVSALNDHVRHLDPSSQGFGVLLADERRLRMQIWSVSATEQHTRPAQLIAEYTVASGARRITEVNSSAVAPSAAEYAGRQ from the coding sequence GTGATCGCCGAGCGCGCTGCCACCCGTCCGGCCGGAGAGCCGACGGACCCCGACCGGCTGTCGGTATTCCGGCACGGCGTCGCGTCGGGCGACCCGACTGCGGACTCCGTCGTGCTGTGGACGCGAATCACCCCGGGATCGGATCACTCGTCGCACGCCGGGGTGGTGTGGGAGGTGACGACGGACCCGGGCATGACCCGTCCGGTCCGGAGCGGCTACACGATCACGAGCGCCGAACGCGATCACACGGTCAAGATCGACGTGGACGGACTGGCACCCGACACGACCTACCACTACCGGTTCACCAGCAACGGCGCGATGTCCGAGATCGGACGAACGCGAACCGCGCCGGCGGCGGACGCGAACATCGATACGCTGGAACTCGGCTTCGTCGCGCATTCGCCTTGGTCCGCAGGCTGTTTCGGGGCCTATCGCGAATTGTCCACCCGCCCCGAGCTTGCCGCGATCGTGCACATCGGGGACTACCTGGGCCTCGGATCGGCGGCTGTGGCGGGAGTGTCGCGCGCGTCGGTCGGACACCAGCCGGCGACACCGGATCCGATCTCGCTGGCCGACTTCCGCAGCCGCTACGAGCTGCACAGGTCGGACCCCGATCTGCAGGCGGCACATTCCGCGGCGCCGTGGATCTGCACATCGCCCTGCACCACATCGTCCCTCGCCGACGATGACGTGGCACGAAACGCGAAACAGGCGTTCTTCGAATGGATGCCGGTCCGAGAACCACGCACCGGCGAAGCCTCCGATCGATCGATCGGATTCGGCTCACGAGTCGATCTGTTCATGACCGGCACCCGGCGCGACGAAGGCGGAGCAGTGCAGCTCCCGCACGATCCCTCATCGTGGCCGAGCACGAACCTGAAACGATTAGGGGCACAGTGGAAAGTGGTCGCATCCCCCGCGATGGTCGCGCCGGTGAACGTGACGCCGCTGGATCCCGCCGCCGCATCGGTGCTGGCACAGTTGCTGTCACTCCCTCCCGGCGACACCGACGTCACCGCATACCCATGGGACGGACTCGACGACGACCGGCGTGCCATGCTCACCGAGATCGATTCGAGCGCAACCGATAACGTCGTCTTCGTGGCCGGCGACAGCCGCATGTCCTGGGCAGGCGATGTACCCGTGCGGGACCGATCGGTCGCAGCGCAGTTCGGGATACCTCCCGTGAGTGCCGCCGTCGTCGGCGATCTCGGACCGGCAGTGGCCGACTCGGTGACATCGACCGTCAGCGCGCTGAACGACCATGTCCGACACCTGGATCCGAGTTCGCAGGGCTTCGGAGTTCTGCTGGCGGACGAGAGGCGACTGCGGATGCAGATCTGGTCGGTCTCCGCCACCGAGCAGCACACGAGACCGGCACAGCTGATCGCCGAATACACGGTCGCATCCGGAGCGCGGCGGATAACCGAGGTCAATTCGTCGGCTGTGGCGCCGTCGGCGGCCGAGTACGCCGGCCGGCAGTAG
- a CDS encoding VOC family protein, with protein MEPKDLYHTGMVVDDLEAAKKWYTDTAGYKWSKVVQAPQYIWTPEGEKIIFLKICYSGENLPHRLELIETIPGTVWTPTDSGPHHHGRWSADVDADIAVLDRKGIKVEAKALLPNGPALWAYCKGPVGPRIELVGPLMKPLVELFFATADLP; from the coding sequence ATGGAACCGAAGGATCTCTACCACACCGGGATGGTCGTGGACGATCTCGAAGCAGCGAAGAAATGGTACACGGACACGGCCGGCTACAAATGGTCGAAGGTTGTCCAGGCACCTCAATACATATGGACTCCGGAGGGAGAGAAGATCATCTTCCTCAAGATCTGCTACTCCGGCGAGAACCTGCCGCACCGCCTCGAACTCATCGAGACCATACCCGGAACGGTATGGACCCCCACCGATTCCGGTCCGCATCATCACGGCCGATGGTCTGCGGACGTGGATGCGGATATCGCGGTCCTCGACCGCAAGGGTATCAAGGTCGAGGCGAAGGCGCTGCTGCCCAACGGCCCTGCGCTGTGGGCATATTGCAAGGGTCCGGTCGGCCCGCGTATCGAACTCGTCGGGCCTTTGATGAAACCGCTCGTCGAGCTGTTCTTCGCCACCGCTGATCTGCCGTAG
- a CDS encoding VOC family protein, which produces MVDDLIAVQQLYTETVGQRWNAITESRCPIETSTGPNSVVLRWSFSTEDLGHRVRLIQSVPGTMWLPADSGLHHHGYWSDDVDADVRALEASGATLEVRSRMPDGRTAWAYCRSPAGIRLEFVDRSQQSILF; this is translated from the coding sequence GTGGTCGACGACCTGATCGCGGTGCAGCAGTTGTATACCGAGACGGTCGGTCAACGGTGGAACGCCATCACCGAGTCCCGCTGTCCGATCGAGACCTCCACCGGTCCGAACTCGGTGGTTCTGCGGTGGTCGTTCTCCACCGAGGATCTGGGTCACCGCGTCAGGCTGATCCAGTCGGTCCCGGGGACAATGTGGCTGCCGGCCGATTCGGGACTTCATCACCACGGCTATTGGTCCGATGATGTCGATGCCGATGTCAGAGCGCTGGAAGCGAGCGGGGCGACCCTGGAGGTGCGCTCGCGCATGCCGGACGGCCGCACCGCCTGGGCCTATTGCCGAAGCCCTGCGGGAATTCGCCTCGAATTCGTGGACAGGTCCCAGCAGTCGATTCTCTTCTGA
- a CDS encoding nitrate- and nitrite sensing domain-containing protein, with amino-acid sequence MFTPRLGVRARILAVALVPSVVLLIIGVGGAGYAATQGRHARNWSEALAAATPPTRDLVTADQLERQYSIVWLIGGGGDPGPLLQARSRFDAASRILDSTSDSFARSGHAEVTGDIGGIQTAKARLVSVRAQVDAGTLPIADAYDYYSHFLDAISVGSEIVQADAPTPAVASAVSTALTIVSASEMLSRSAALGVVLANNGTLTPPLAIEYSRLVGGYRTGIESLAAQSAAVKAVTTSPAWLRLIMMENTLLARALDPLTAAPGKSGAEPAPMSFTPADWTNTTNQANNALLELWDGQMLHAHGMAAQAADRSARTALIVGSVLLVAAIVAFMVSLLLANRMIGRLKRLRDQTLALASDRLPQIMARLGAREDVDVAAESAPLAFGTDEIGQVADAFNHAQTAAVAAAVTEARTREGVRAVFLNIAHRSQVVVHRQLEILDEAESHQEDPALLDIFFRLDHLTTRERRNSENLVILAGGEPGRRWRNPVPLVQIIRSSVSEAVDFGRVRIMRTPEVMLTGSSVADLVHLLAELIDNAANFSPPQTQVEVRSGVVGKGVVVEIADQGMGMLEGEFARINDMLADPPDFGVGPLSEDSRLGIFVVAQLAYRNDVTVRLTESDYSGVRAIVLIPSKLLVAEPFTPTDGRRAEPESARMVTSDQPGYPRAVELPANAAPPPVPIRYRPRNAPPAPGFDTPTTRSEDLGYPGGTDDPGSFAGNPPAVTRRLHRASLAPEPAGGHQRDEPAPPWYAARQTRDPLSADEDGTGSGRTADPGGFGTSPF; translated from the coding sequence ATGTTCACACCGAGGCTGGGTGTCCGGGCTCGTATTCTCGCCGTTGCCCTCGTCCCGAGCGTGGTTCTGCTCATCATCGGCGTGGGTGGCGCGGGATATGCCGCGACACAGGGTAGGCACGCGCGGAACTGGTCGGAGGCGCTCGCCGCGGCCACTCCGCCGACACGGGATCTCGTGACAGCGGATCAACTCGAGCGGCAATATTCGATCGTGTGGCTCATCGGTGGCGGTGGCGACCCGGGACCACTGCTCCAGGCGCGCAGCCGTTTCGATGCCGCCTCCCGCATTCTCGACAGCACCTCCGATTCGTTCGCCAGATCCGGGCATGCCGAGGTGACCGGTGACATCGGCGGAATCCAGACGGCGAAAGCCCGGCTGGTGTCGGTCCGTGCGCAGGTCGACGCCGGGACGCTCCCGATCGCGGACGCCTACGACTACTACAGTCATTTCCTCGACGCGATCTCGGTGGGCAGCGAGATCGTCCAGGCCGACGCGCCGACGCCCGCGGTCGCGAGTGCGGTATCCACGGCGCTGACGATCGTGTCGGCATCGGAAATGCTCTCGCGGAGTGCGGCTTTGGGTGTGGTTCTGGCGAACAACGGCACACTGACACCGCCACTGGCCATCGAATACTCACGCCTGGTCGGCGGATACCGGACCGGCATCGAATCGCTGGCGGCGCAATCCGCGGCCGTCAAGGCGGTCACGACGAGTCCGGCGTGGCTGCGGCTGATCATGATGGAGAACACGCTGCTGGCCCGTGCGCTGGATCCGCTCACCGCGGCGCCGGGCAAATCCGGCGCGGAGCCGGCGCCGATGTCGTTCACCCCCGCGGACTGGACGAATACCACCAACCAGGCCAACAACGCCCTGCTCGAACTCTGGGACGGGCAGATGCTGCACGCGCACGGAATGGCCGCACAGGCCGCCGATCGCAGTGCGCGGACCGCATTGATCGTCGGCAGCGTGCTGCTGGTCGCCGCGATCGTCGCCTTCATGGTGTCGCTGCTGCTGGCCAATCGGATGATCGGCCGGCTGAAGCGGTTGCGCGATCAGACGCTGGCGCTGGCGAGTGACCGGTTGCCGCAGATCATGGCGCGCCTCGGCGCCCGGGAGGACGTCGACGTCGCCGCCGAGTCGGCGCCGCTGGCATTCGGCACGGACGAGATCGGCCAGGTGGCGGACGCGTTCAACCACGCCCAGACCGCCGCGGTCGCCGCTGCCGTCACCGAGGCGCGCACGCGGGAGGGTGTGCGTGCCGTCTTCTTGAACATCGCGCACCGAAGCCAGGTGGTGGTCCACCGGCAGCTCGAGATCCTGGACGAGGCGGAGTCCCATCAGGAGGATCCGGCGCTGCTCGACATCTTCTTCCGGCTGGACCATCTCACCACCCGCGAGCGCCGCAATTCCGAGAACCTGGTCATCCTCGCCGGCGGTGAGCCCGGACGTCGGTGGCGGAATCCGGTGCCGTTGGTGCAGATCATCCGCAGTAGTGTGAGCGAGGCTGTCGATTTCGGCCGGGTGCGGATCATGCGCACACCCGAGGTGATGCTCACCGGTAGCTCCGTGGCCGACCTGGTGCATCTGCTCGCCGAACTCATCGACAACGCCGCCAACTTCTCCCCGCCACAGACGCAGGTCGAGGTCCGCAGCGGCGTCGTGGGCAAGGGTGTGGTCGTCGAGATCGCCGATCAGGGTATGGGCATGCTGGAAGGCGAGTTCGCCCGGATCAACGACATGCTGGCCGATCCGCCGGATTTCGGTGTCGGCCCGCTGTCCGAGGACTCCCGACTGGGCATATTCGTGGTCGCGCAACTGGCGTACCGCAACGATGTCACCGTACGGCTCACCGAATCCGACTACAGCGGAGTCCGCGCCATCGTGCTGATTCCGTCGAAATTGCTTGTCGCCGAACCGTTCACACCGACCGACGGCCGGCGCGCCGAGCCGGAATCGGCCCGGATGGTGACCTCGGACCAGCCCGGATACCCGCGTGCCGTCGAGCTGCCGGCGAACGCCGCACCGCCGCCCGTCCCCATCCGGTACCGCCCGCGGAACGCGCCACCGGCGCCCGGATTCGACACTCCCACAACACGATCGGAAGACCTCGGGTACCCGGGTGGCACGGACGATCCGGGCAGCTTCGCGGGCAATCCGCCGGCGGTCACCCGTCGCCTCCACCGCGCGAGTCTCGCGCCGGAGCCGGCCGGCGGCCATCAGCGCGACGAGCCCGCACCACCGTGGTATGCGGCCCGACAGACGCGAGATCCGTTGTCCGCCGACGAGGACGGTACCGGATCCGGCCGCACAGCCGATCCCGGTGGCTTCGGGACCTCGCCCTTCTGA